The Oncorhynchus mykiss isolate Arlee chromosome 28, USDA_OmykA_1.1, whole genome shotgun sequence genome includes a window with the following:
- the LOC110508705 gene encoding melanocortin receptor 4-like, which yields MNATHQHHHGSFHLRNHSSGALPFSNQQPQAMAERFRGLPGCYEQLLISTEVFLTLGIVSLLENILVIAAIIKNKNLHSPMYFFICSLAVADMLVSVSNATETIVMAMITDGNLGIGGGMIKSMDNVFDSMICSSLLASIWSLLAIAVDRYVTIFYALRYHNIMTVRRAAAIITSIWTFCTVSGVLFIVYSESTTVLICLIIMFFSMLVLMASLYVHMFMLARLHMKRIAALPGNGPIWQAANMKGAITLTILLGVFIVCWAPFFLHLILMISCPRNPYCMCFMSHFNMYLILIMCNSVIDPLIYAFRSQEMRKTFKEIFCCWYDIASLCVSV from the coding sequence ATGAATGCCACGCACCAGCATCACCATGGATCATTCCACCTACGGAACCACAGCTCTGGAGCTCTACCTTTCAGCAATCAGCAGCCTCAGGCTATGGCAGAGAGATTCCGTGGTTTGCCTGGGTGTTATGAGCAGCTGCTCATCTCCACTGAGGTCTTCCTCACGCTGGGCATCGTCAGCCTGCTGGAGAACATCCTAGTTATTGCCGCCATCATCAAGAACAAGAATCTTCACTCTCCCATGTACTTCTTCATCTGTTCCCTGGCCGTGGCTGACATGCTGGTCAGCGTCTCCAACGCCACTGAGACCATTGTCATGGCGATGATCACTGATGGCAACTTGGGGATCGGCGGTGGCATGATCAAGAGCATGGACAACGTGTTTGACTCCATGATCTGTAGTTCCCTGCTGGCGTCTATCTGGAGCCTGCTGGCCATCGCTGTTGACCGTTACGTGACTATCTTCTATGCACTACGCTACCACAACATTATGACCGTGCGCCGGGCTGCCGCCATCATCACCAGCATCTGGACCTTCTGCACCGTGTCGGGCGTCCTCTTCATCGTCTACTCGGAGAGCACTACCGTCCTCATCTGCCTCATCATCATGTTCTTCAGCATGCTGGTGCTCATGGCCTCGCTGTACGTCCACATGTTCATGCTGGCGCGTCTGCACATGAAGAGGATCGCCGCTCTGCCGGGCAACGGCCCCATCTGGCAGGCAGCCAACATGAAGGGGGCCATCACCCTCACCATCCTCCTGGGGGTGTTCATAGTGTGCTGGGCGCCCTTCTTCCTCCATCTCATCCTCATGATCTCCTGCCCCAGGAACCCCTACTGTATGTGCTTCATGTCTCACTTCAACATGTACCTCATTCTcatcatgtgtaactctgtcatCGACCCGCTAATCTACGCCTTCAGGAGCCAGGAGATGAGGAAGACCTTCAAGGAGATATTCTGCTGCTGGTATGATAttgcctctctgtgtgtctctgtgtga